TTCTTACTGCATCTGGAGGGCCTTTACTCCATAAACCTAAGGAAGAACTTTCTCGAGTGACTATTCAGGATGTCTTGAATCATCCTATATGGAATATGGGGAAGAAAGTTACTGTAGATTCTTCAACTTTAATGAACAAATGTTTGGAGATAATAGAAGCTTATTGGTTGTTCGATCTAAAGGATGCGGACATAGACGCTGTAATTCATCCTCAAAGTTTAATTCATGGTATGGTAGAATTTGCGGACGGGACAGTGATTTCAGTAATGAATCCTCCTAGCATGCTTTTTCCCATACAGCATGTATTAACAACTCCAAAGCGTTGTCCCACCCCCCATGAAGGGATGGATTTTTCTAAGAAGCAAATATTAGAATTTCTTCCCATAGATGAAGAACGTTTCCCAAGTATTGGTTTGGCGCGCCAAGTATTAAAAGATCAAGGATCTTCGGGAGCTTTTCTTAATGCCGCTAACGAAGTGTTAGTTCAAAGATTTTTAACAGAAGAAATTGCCTGGTGCGATATTCTGAATAAGTTAATGAAACTTATGGAAAACTATAAAGTTTCTTCTTGCACGTCGTTAGATGATGTCTTCGCTGTTGACAAAGAAGCCAGAGCGCTTGCTCATGAGATATAACCTGGTACGTATATGACAATAATATATTTTATTCTTGCTGCCCTTGCTTTAGGGGTTTTGGTACTGATCCATGAATTGGGTCATTTACTAGCAGCTAAGTGTGTAGGTATGGCTGTTGAGGGTTTTAGTATAGGTTTCGGTCCTGCTTTATATAAAAAGAAGATCGGAAATATAGAATATCGTATAGGTATTTTCCCTTTTGGAGGCTATGTTCGTATCAAAGGTATGGACAAAAGAGAAAAGGGGGCAGAGGCTGATCCTGATTCTGTTTATGATATACCCGAGGGTTTTTTCAGTAAGGCTCCGTGGAAGAGAATTATTGTGCTTGCTGCAGGACCTTTAGCTAATATTTTATTGGCTTTTGTTGCTTTTGGAGCATTGTATGTTTCTGGGGGAAGAACTAAAGTTTATTCTGAATACTCTCGTGTTGTTGGTTGGGTAAACCCTGTTTTAAAAGAGAAAGGATTGAAACTAGGGGATGAAGTTCTTACTTGCAATGGTAAACCCTACAACTCAGATAAAGATGCTGTCACCTCAGCCTTATTAGATGGGCGTTTAGCCTTGCAGGGAATTCATCCTGCCTACCTGTCTGGAAAGAATACAGATTTTTCTTTAGAAACCGCATTTGATGTGAATAAAAGCGGCATTCCTTGTGCTGGTGCGAGCTATCTTTTATATCGTTATCAAGAACCTATATCCAAACATTCACCTATGGCGGCATCCGGTATACAACCTGGAGACCGGTTAGTATGGATGGATGGTGAGTTGCTATTTTCTCCTATTCAGGTTTCTCAAATGCTTAACGAGGCGTATGCCTTTGTTAAAATTGCTCGTGCTAATCAAGAATTATCCTTACGCATCCCTAGGATGTTAGTAAGCACGTTATATCTCTCCCCACATGTGAGAAATGAACTTATTGATAATCAGTATGAAGCTGGAATTAAAGGTAAGTGGTCTTCTTTATATACTTTGCCTTACGTAATTAATAGTTATGGTTACGTAGAAGGGGAGTTGCATCCTGTAGATCCTGAGTCTCCATTTCCTCATGTGGAATCAAAGCTTGAGCTCGGAGATCGTATTATAGCTATAGACGGAACGCCTGTTAGTGGAAGCTCAGATATTTTGCGTTTAACTCAAGATCATAAGGTGTCAATCATTGTTCAAAAGATGACTGCAGAGCAACTAGAAGAGGTAGATTCTTCAATTGCTGATCAACGTTTTCTTGATTCTTACAATGCAAAAGATCTTCTAGGAATCATTAATTCCCTAGGAGGTGCTCATCAGGTTCGAGAATCTGGACAATACCGTTTATTGCCTCCTATTCAGCCCCAACCATGGATTAGTATTTATTCTGATGATCTTTTAAATAAACGTCGTGAAATGGCGAAAAAATTTAAAAATCAAGATCAGCAGCGTTACTATTTAGAAAGAATAGAAATAGAAAAACAGAAACTGTCCCTAGGCATTCCTTTAAAGGACATGTCTGTGAAATATAACCCTAGTCCTAGTGAGCTAGTTACTAATATTTCTAAAGATAGTTTACGAACAATGAAAGCTTTGGTTTTTGGACGTTTGAATCCCCAGTGGTTATCGGGACCGATTGGGATTGTCCACATGCTACATAAAGGTTGGTCTTTAGGAGTTGCGGAAGCTCTATTTTGGATGGGCCTAGTTAGTATTAATTTAGCCGTTTTAAATCTTCTTCCTATTCCTGTATTGGATGGCGGTTATATTGTACTTTGTCTTTGGGAAATGATAACGCGTCGACGTTTAAACATGCGGCTCATTGAAAAAATGTTAATACCGTTTTCCTTATTGTTAATAGCTTTCTTTATTTTCCTGACGTTTCAGGATTTATTTCGCTTTTTTGCTGTGAGCTAGGTTTCCAAGTTTTCGGGAAGCCATAAAGATTATAAGGGTGAGAACCAAAACAGTGGATAACATAAACATCCCTGTTTTTGTTCGTATTTAACCTAGAGCTATTTTTTTTGTTTTCCTTAACCTTTTGTTCTATCGCTTCAGGAACCTCTTGGATGGCTGCTGTTTGATTGCCATGTTTCAGAAATTCCCTCATAAGGAATATAGATTTCTTATTAGTAATGATATAGGTGTGGTTTGTGTTAATTACATAAGCCTTGTGAGGCGTGTCTAAGCAGGTTTCTACTGTGCACACCTTCCCGTCATTTTCGCAGTCTAAATGGAAAGGAATGAATTTACTTCGTTTATTTCCACTAAGAATCAGTACATCTACTGTTGGGGGAAGCTTCCCAACGCTTAGCATTTTTTTCGGACAGTATGTAAGTAATTGTCTTCCTAGTTTTCCTCCGAATATAAATTGCACGATGGCTAGAGATCTATAACGCCTTGCTAATGTAGACCCCGCGTTTGGAGGGGCCATAAGAATAGCTTTCCCGCATTTTGCTTCTTCTGGGCAATCGGGTTTTGCCAGGGCAACACGAACAATAACACCGCCTATAGAGTGGGTGACAAAGTTAATGGGAACACCAGGTTTTAGCTCTGCGATTTTTTTTATCAATTTAACAAGATGATCCGCGTGTCTTTCTAGTGTAAATTTGCGAGTTTCGTAGTTCCATATAAATACGTCATAATTCTCTTTTTCTAAGATGTTCCCTATAGGCTTTAATGATCTATAGGATCTTAGAAATGCGTGAACGCATATTACGG
This window of the Chlamydia sp. BM-2023 genome carries:
- a CDS encoding site-2 protease family protein translates to MTIIYFILAALALGVLVLIHELGHLLAAKCVGMAVEGFSIGFGPALYKKKIGNIEYRIGIFPFGGYVRIKGMDKREKGAEADPDSVYDIPEGFFSKAPWKRIIVLAAGPLANILLAFVAFGALYVSGGRTKVYSEYSRVVGWVNPVLKEKGLKLGDEVLTCNGKPYNSDKDAVTSALLDGRLALQGIHPAYLSGKNTDFSLETAFDVNKSGIPCAGASYLLYRYQEPISKHSPMAASGIQPGDRLVWMDGELLFSPIQVSQMLNEAYAFVKIARANQELSLRIPRMLVSTLYLSPHVRNELIDNQYEAGIKGKWSSLYTLPYVINSYGYVEGELHPVDPESPFPHVESKLELGDRIIAIDGTPVSGSSDILRLTQDHKVSIIVQKMTAEQLEEVDSSIADQRFLDSYNAKDLLGIINSLGGAHQVRESGQYRLLPPIQPQPWISIYSDDLLNKRREMAKKFKNQDQQRYYLERIEIEKQKLSLGIPLKDMSVKYNPSPSELVTNISKDSLRTMKALVFGRLNPQWLSGPIGIVHMLHKGWSLGVAEALFWMGLVSINLAVLNLLPIPVLDGGYIVLCLWEMITRRRLNMRLIEKMLIPFSLLLIAFFIFLTFQDLFRFFAVS
- the dxr gene encoding 1-deoxy-D-xylulose-5-phosphate reductoisomerase; its protein translation is MKHLAIFGSTGSIGRQTLKIVRSLPNLFNVVALAAHGSNRDLFFEQILEFSPSIVSVYDQKLYCEIIQAFPNIQVFFGEEGLLAAATAEEVDTVVAASSGVVALPAVVEAIKAGKMLALANKEVLVSAGEIFKGLIKKHQTRILPVDSEHNALYQCLEGRDPIDIKKLILTASGGPLLHKPKEELSRVTIQDVLNHPIWNMGKKVTVDSSTLMNKCLEIIEAYWLFDLKDADIDAVIHPQSLIHGMVEFADGTVISVMNPPSMLFPIQHVLTTPKRCPTPHEGMDFSKKQILEFLPIDEERFPSIGLARQVLKDQGSSGAFLNAANEVLVQRFLTEEIAWCDILNKLMKLMENYKVSSCTSLDDVFAVDKEARALAHEI
- a CDS encoding alpha/beta hydrolase, producing the protein MNKLLLILLFLISGASLLADTSIIQTLPSGIGGIKETSQQKESVICVHAFLRSYRSLKPIGNILEKENYDVFIWNYETRKFTLERHADHLVKLIKKIAELKPGVPINFVTHSIGGVIVRVALAKPDCPEEAKCGKAILMAPPNAGSTLARRYRSLAIVQFIFGGKLGRQLLTYCPKKMLSVGKLPPTVDVLILSGNKRSKFIPFHLDCENDGKVCTVETCLDTPHKAYVINTNHTYIITNKKSIFLMREFLKHGNQTAAIQEVPEAIEQKVKENKKNSSRLNTNKNRDVYVIHCFGSHPYNLYGFPKTWKPSSQQKSEINPETSGK